The nucleotide window acacacacacaccctcatcaccctcatcacacacacacacacacacacacacacacacacacacacttagtCTGTAATCGAAATTTAGATTgtgtatgttcttgtatgtcatcaatgtaatttgctatataaacaactgttgttcatgctgagtgaaccttagattttcgtttgagactgaatgcaatgattcttgcagacagtttgcattagtcattgtatttagtcttgaatttttggtttggacagtttggggagactggtatttttatgttagattcattcgttaaggttattattattttgactaatttgatgaaattttggtacaatgcatttcaagttgttctctgagtgcatacttgattatcgggaaattaatttcactgatgtcatgtcgtgtacttggaggcCAATCTGAAATGCTACAgaaatttagtcaaaattttcaaaataatgctaaccttgacgtttgaagctaacataaaagacaaccttcctaaatgggatagggccacacctacaaataaaaaagtgagattttcatgcatggaattgcttagatggatcgaagttggatgaatcaaagtcgcatgagcctaGAATATGAGGATGGAGTTGAgctgttcttgcaatttgctttagaaagaggtcaaccgaatgaagaaggaaaatattattgtccttgcatcaactgtttgaacaGAAAACGACAACTACTAGACGACATACGAGAGCAtatattgtgtgatgggattaagaagaattacacgatgtggatatggcatggtgaagtgacagacatgcagagtgggtcccaatatgaaccatttgatgtagaaatgggagatcgcttggaggacatgattggtgaccttggacaagagtcttttcaacaagcacacgcccctgtgtatgaaggattgcagagtgattcaaagaagcctttgtatacggggtgcaagaattccttaaccctgctGTATGCGGTATTAAgtttggttaatgtgaaggccaggtatgggtggagtgacaaaagttttacCTCattgcttgaggtagtgcacaatctgcttctaGAGGATAACACGCTGCCTAAAACTTACTATAAGGCAAAAAAGAtactgtgtccgatgggtatggagtatcagaagattcatgcttgccccaatgattacatactgtacaggcatgaattccaagaaatgtccaaatgccctatctatgggacttcacggtacaaagtgaaggatgaaaaGGGAAGCAGttatgatgaaaactcaaagaagggcccttcagcgaaggttttgtggtatcttccaatcattccaaggtttaagtgtCTTTTTGCTAACGAGGATGACGCGAAAGACCTTATAtgacatgcaaatggaaggatttctgatggaatggtctgtCATCCAGCTGATTGCTCGCAGTGGAaaaagattgatggtttgtatttAGATTTTgggaaagagccaagaaatattagacttggactagccagtgatggaatgaatccatatggcatattaagcactcaacacagttcatggccagttctgctagtaatttacaatttgcctctattgtgcatgaagcgaaaatacatgatgttgtctatgatgatatcgggcccaagacagccaggaaatgacattgatgtttatctaagttcgTTGGTTTAagacctgagaaagttgtggggtGAGGGGGTGttagtgtttgatgcgtttcgcaaggagatgtttgaaatgcgtgcaatgcttttttgtaccattaatgactttccagcatatgggaatctcaacagttacaatgttaagggtcatcatgcatgccccatctgtgaagaaaacataagctacatacaactaaaacatggaagaaaaatagtgTACAGTAGGCATCACCgttttctaacacccaatcatccttacagacgattgaaaaaagcttttaatgaaagtcaagagcatgatattgcaCCGATACCATTGACTAGTGAGCAGGTATaccagcgggttcaacacctgaatactgtatttggaaagacccaaaagaaggataaaagtaagacttgcatatggaagaaaaggtcaattttctttgatcttctgtactggtctgatctagacgttagacattgtattgatgttatgcatgtggagaaaaatgtttgtgacaacGTGATTGAGACGCTCcataacattcaaggcaagacgaaggatggcttgaatacccgtcaagatctagctgagatggggATATGaccacagttgcatccaaggtctgatgggaagaaaatttacttgccctcagcttgtcatactttatccaaaaaggagaagataagtttttgtcagtgtcttcgttgggtgaaggttccacaaggatactcttcaaatattaagagccttgtgcagttgaaggagcttaagcttgtagggttaaagtctcacaatTGTCAtgtgttgatgcaacaattgttagctgTGGCTATACAAGatatcttgccaaacaaagtcaggttagccataactcgcctgcattttttcttccatgccatatgtagcaaagtcgttgatcctgtcaagtttgatgagctggaaaatgaggccaCAATTATACTAttccagttggagatgtattttccccctgctttctttgacatcatgattcacttgattgtgcatctggtcagagaaatcaaatgttgtggtcctgtttatttgtggtggatgtacccggttgagtgatacatgaagatcttaaaatggtatacaaagaatctatatcatctagaagcatctattgttgagaggtacattgcagaagaagccattgaattttgtttagaatacattgagaaggctaaacctgttggccttcctgagtcttggcatgatgacagagtgggtggtaagggttcaagaggactacatgtgatcactccaagtctagaagatttgttacaagctcacttgtatgtcttgaacaacagtaatgaagttttgccatacatatttaagcatgaagctttagtcaaacagaataatccaaaaatgtcaaagaattgggtgttgaaaaagcataacaagactttctgtgattggtttaaagatacaatctttgcagatgaaaATGCTTTAGAAACTTTAAGAAAACTAGCTGacgggcctaaaagaaatgttataacttggcaaggatacgacataaacaagtattcattttacacaaaatgggcccagttttgccagactcacAGAGACCTTTCTTGGGACGTATGtaccttgccatttaagttgtttttaaaaaaacattaacttgttataattcattctagcaatttgaaacgttattgttttatttttgcaggatgtgtgGAAAAAGGCAAAGGCCATCCAGAAATAgaacactgccccccacgttttgtctcgtgggggttatgaatatttggagtagaagctcctggctgagaagacgaagaagaagctggatgaaactgcacagtcaggaagcgttgatggcatcatcgaccctccatcccccgtcagacgccacgtgaagtggaagatggcccgcacgaacaaaacaggggagatgacgactgaggccgcaaaggaaatcgctgagaagatcgtaagtcattttcaactaaccattaaaattatatttcaatattttgtgaatgccatgtacaACTGTGtcttttctgtgcaggattcctttAAGGAGCAGGCGACACATGGATCCTTCATCCCCCATGGACATCAGGATGTTCTcaccgctgctattggacgtccagagcaccttGAACGTGTCCGTGCTACtagagccggtgtcaccatcaagcaatacttcggatcggctccacggacgtcccgcagCTCTTCCTTGCTGCCTCTTGAAGAATTGCAGCAGCTGACccaacaaatcagggaccagttAGAGGAGTCGATcatagaaaaagtgactcggcaGCTCATGGCATcgttcagccagatgcagtctcAGTTTTAGTCCAAgatacaatctcagggacttgcacttCCTCCAGAacctctggttggtccctcagatcctcgagtaagcacaaaggggagttgtattgatccctcaggaaacgatcctgagatgGGTGACTCAgataggtgcggcttgtacatcgaAGAAAATCCTGCCCACTTGGTTGCcctggggagagtttatgagggatccattgttgttcataacactcctttgttgcctggccaagtaaaggtgggtgtggaggaggttaaagatcCAGATGCTCTAGTTCCTATACCCattgatgaggtttccttagtggggcagaaaattcacaccttccttgcttggccgacacatctggtcaagtctttatcacagcaggtactttactcttactatatgtttcttctttttgaattaattcattcagcgtgcctcaaattaggccatttaactttgtttcattaaCAGACAGTTGTGTCTCTGGCAAAACCACCTCAAAAGTCGGATctggaggtcgatgatccgctttatctgatggcattgaccatcccagagattttcttgaggccttaccaggttacatgggatgccaccatgtttggggtctttaatccagacttcccgctctacataaagcatgatgacctctctgaaattgcacatggtggtcaatgtctcagcatatcagtgttatagttatggattctgtaagtcattttagattacttttaattacctaagttattgctttctatacataaatatttaactttgacttaacataaatagGAATATGACTGAAACAAGTATGCGAggggggaattctgatatctatggattcctcgagccacagtccattcagaggtctgggtaATCGCAATTTGAgattgaaagttacataaagagttggatgcagagttcaaaacgcgatgtctaccttggagcttacttgaatgggtaagtcacacaaaataactgaatttaattaatgtttactaacatactaacccatattcgtccccactgcagcggacactggcagatggtggtcatcatgcccaaggaacacctagttgtctggttttgttcattgtagaacaggccagacaactaccttaaggggatcaTTAGCAGGTCAGTGTTCTTTTAAATGCATTTGCATTCAAATACCTCAACAACACcacttttttaattgttactcacttggaacagtgctttaaaaggttttgatgatggtccacagcctaaatcaaaggctcctgctaggtggattgtcgtcaaggtatgtcatttacataaaacttccacttatatatacttcttatgtgtttgtacactaattgtttaattaatatccaaattttattatgtatttagtgtaatagacaaaaaggaagtactgagtgcgactattatgtcatgcactggatgtccaccaccattttaggaagtttcgggaataattgggaagcggtacgtttatttcaaacaaatttattttttttataatttgtattacattatcatttatttcatgatgcaatattttaacgatcctagaccattggagccagagagattaaaggcgctgtggatccagtgggcacagtattatctTCGAGTTAGAGCTCAgagctaggatttagggacattaagtttagcttagtttactttggtttaatattttagacatttcctatgtaatttgaacattgaattcatttgttgatagttgttcataataaaacaattattcaatgtttattgtgattaaaactgcttgaaagcagaatcaaatgtttattttctatGAATTGGGCCTGGAATTGCAttttacaggtacaattttgggttaattgtaaaaacataaagtttatataaaaaaaacttgaaaacagcatcggttattaacaaaaaccgatgttaatataataaacaacatcggttattaacaaaaaccgatgttaatatagtaaacaacatcggttatttagaaaaaccgatgtcaacatgcaccttaacatcgatttttcaaaaaactgatgttgtttatttctaataacattggttatttatacATATCCGATGTTGAtgtacaaacgttaacatcggttatttataaataaccaatgttaatatgcaaacgttaacatcggttatttataaataactgatgttatatataactaactacaacaaaataagtgtatagaTGATGGACGTTCACATCGGTTATACATGAAAAACCGATGCcaacgttcatcatgcatacacttattttgttgtagttctttctatataacatcggttatttagaaaaccgatgttgaaagtgtattttctaatagtgaaggTACTCTATTCCATAATAGTTAGCGAAGTTTCTTTGTGATCTCATATCCAGAAGCTTGCtattgtgaaaaaaatataattttaaagagaCATAAGTCAGTTCAATCATGCAAAACGGATGTCATGGATAAGAAATCTATTGTTTTTCCTAATTAAGGGGTAAGGGATTGTCTAAGCATGACATGTCCTGGAGAAttgcatttattattattaccttTTTTACTTCACTCATTCTAGAATATAGCAAGGGATACCATGATGACGTTCTTTGATTATTGGTAAAACTAGATATTTATATCAAGTGGTGTTGAATTGCTCTCTATAACTGAACAAGTGGCAATGGCATTAAAATGTTAagctatatttatttatttggatgtGATTATGAACATAAATTTTGTTTACGTGGATAAATTTTCAGTTGAAGGAAGTATTTGTGTAGAAATATTCAGAAaggatatatataataagaaaaatatgttcaatgaaaataagaatataCATCTCGGGGGAGGAAAAGAAGTCttgagaaagagaaaataaaagtaaacaaCAAGCCAAAATAACTCAAACTTCTTCAATCTCCCATCACATCAATGGTTGAGTATAACACCAGAGAGAAGCAGAAAATACAACTTCATCCCATAAGATATGTATTGGTAAGAGAGACACCTTTGAAATGTACGAAAAATAGCAGGAACCAAACCGCCTTCTAATCAtagtatgctttttttttttgccaaaatttttaatatctattataaaaaatagctccAACGTGAGAAGACACCTCATTGTAAACCAAAAAAGGCCAAATAAGTTAGTTCACATGATAGAGGACTATCAAGGaggaagagtttgacttggatgGATTCAATATAGATAGATCAATAACTTGAGCAAGAGATTTGAAGACGAGCTTGACAAAAGACTAAATTCACTCatggaggaaagaaaagaagTCAAACTCAAAAATTTCAACGAACTTTTAGAAtagaatttatttgtttttaatttattttatgcctctttttttacttataatgGGTTGCCaccatcttttatttttgttttcaagtcttttaattattactcGACATTGGGCCTAATCTAGGGTTATGAGTAGAAAAGTATAAATAGAGTCCTTAAACACTTTGTTGATTTTGGATGAAATTACACCGTTAAGAGAGTACCTCTCTTGATTCTTGTGTGAAACCTTAGGTTCTTATCAAAGAATTATATTCTTTGTGGTGAATCATCCACAACTTATTAATCTTTTAAGATTGTGGCTttgttcttttcatctctttttctaattcttttttttttctttattttttcaatttcatagAGCCTCAAATAAATTCACCTATTTGTTGATGCTAAAAGTGAGTTGTAAATAGAATGTGAATGTACTTTAGTTCCCGAGTTAGATTTGCATATGAGACACATATTAGGTTAAAGAGCTGCTCAAGCTTTACATATATGCTACATGCCATTTGTTTTAATCCTATCAAGTCCTCTAGATCAAATGAAAGACTTGATCCTGTTAAGAACATGCTTTAGGACTGAAACATGTCCACATTctgattatgttatttttatttgttattgttttcctAGTCTTAAGGTGTCAGTTAGGAAGTTTTAGGTTCTTTGTTATCTCTGTTTGCGTTCATGGCTTATTTTTAGGAACATGCTGTTAGTGGGTAGTTATTCTTCAAGCTCTATAAATTGTACtgtttctattttaaaagataagttTTTCCGTCTTCTCCTTCAATATATGCTTTTGTTCTCTGTTAAGCAAGTATTGTTTTCTTATTTCCTCTTGATAAAtttccaacaattggtatctaaAGCCCTTTTCTTACGGGACCTATAGAATGGACTCTGAAGCAAGTTTTTCCCAAGCAGCACTTCCAGTTTTCAATGGGGAAAACTATGATCTTTGGGCCGTCAAAATGGAGGCTTACCTAGAAGCTTTGGATCTGTGGGAAGTTGTAGAAGAGGAGTATGAAGTCCTTCCGTTGCCGGAAAATCCCACCATGGCCCAGATCAAGAATCATAAGGAGAAAAAAACTCGAAAAGCAAAGGCAAAATCATGCCTTTTTGCTGGTGTCTCTACAACCATCTTTACTAGGATCATGACTCTcaaatcagcaaaaaaaaattgggacTATCTAAAGGTAGAATATGCTGGAGATGAAAGAATTCGAAGCATGCAGGTGCTTAACTTAATGAGGGAATTTGAGCTTCAAAGGATGAAAGAGTCTGACACAATCAAGGAATACTCCGACAAACTGTTGGGCATTGCCAACAAGATAAAGCTATTGGGTAGTGATTTTGCAGATTCCAGAATTGTTGAGAAAATTCTGGTAACGGTGCCAGAGAGGTACGAAGCATCTATTACTTTGTTGGAGAACACAAAGGATCTgtctaaaattacttttttagaaGTGCTACATGCCTTCCAAGCCCAAGAGTAGCAAAGATTGATGAGGGAAGATCATGCTATTGAAGGTGCTCTTTTAGCCAAGAGCCAACAAGCAAAAAACTACAAGAAGAATCATCCAGTGAGAAGTCAAAGCAGTGCAAACAATTACAACAAAGGAAAGGGTGAAAAGAAAAGTTACCCACCATGTCAGCATTGTGGCAAAATGGGTCATCCTCCATTTAGATGTTGGCAGAGACCTGATGCTAAATGCATCAAGTGCAATCAAATGGGACATGAAGCAGTCATATGCAAGAGCAAAAATCAGCAGCAAGAGGAAGAAGCTAAAGTTGCTGattaggaggaggaggaggaggatcaACTCTTTGTGGCCACGTGTTTTGCAAGTAGTGAAGAGAGTGAAAGTTGGCTGATTGATAGTGGTTGCACAAATCATATGACCAATGACAGAGAGCTTTTCAAAGATTTAAAGCCAACCAACATCACCAAAGTCAGAATAGGTAATGGTGATTATATTTCAGTTAAAGGAAAGGGGACTATTGCAATATCAAGCGGCTCAAGTACAAAGTTTATTCCTGATGTCCTTTTTGTACCCGAAATTCAACAAAATCTGTTGAGTGTTGGCCAACTGATTGAAAGAGGCTTCAAAGTTGCTTTTGAAGACAATTTTTGCCTGATTAGAGATGCAGCTAATCAggatatatttaaaatcaaaatgaaaggaaaaagttTTGCTCTAAATCCGTTGGAGGAAGAGCAAGTTgcttttccaatcaaagaaaatatcACAGAAGTTTGGCACAAAAGGCTCGGGCATTATCACCACCAAGGGCTACTGCAAATGAAGTCCAAGAAAATGGCAGCTGATTTTCCAGAACTTTATAATCACGTACCAACATGCAAGGCGTGTCTATttggaaagcaaaaaaggaaggtaTTTCCAAAGTCAGCAAAAAGAGCCACTTGTAAGCTACAGTTAGTCCACACAGATATATCAGGACCTCAAAAAACTCCTTCATTAGCGGGTAATCGATATTATGCtgcttttattgatgatttcacaagaatgtgttggattttttttttttaaattcaagtcAGAAGTGGCTGGAGCTTTTTGGAAGTTCAAAAAGGCAGTAGAAAATCAAAGTGGCAAACAAATTCAGATTCTAAGATCTGATAATGGCAAGGAGTACACctcaaaaaaattcaattagttTTGTGAGGAAGCTGGCATTGAGCATCAGCTAACCACTCCCTATACTCCACAACAGAATGGGGTGAGTGAAAGGAGAAACAAATACATCCTAGAGATGACTAGGTGTATGTTGCATGAAAAAAAATCTACCCAAGAAGTTTTGGGCAAAAGCAGCTCATACGGCTGTTTTCTTGCAAAACAGACTCCTCTCAAAAGCAGTTAAGGATCAGACACCATATGAGGCTTGGTATGGTTATAAACCATCTCTaaattttctcaaaatatttGGATGTTTGTGTTTTACTCATGTTCCACAGAACAAGCGTGACAAGCTTGATAAAAGAGCATCACCAGGCATTTTTATAGGCTATAGCACTGTTAGCAAAGCCTATAAAATTTTTTAGCCACAAACTGGAAGCATTGTTGTTAGCAGAGATGTCCACTTCGTAGAAGATGAAGAGTGGAATTGGGATGAGGTAAAGAAGAAGGATCAAACTGTGGCAGACCTACAGCTTAACTCTCTTGCTTCAAGAACCGAAGAAGAAGAGGATTGGCAGAGTGAATTGGTAGACGATGCCCCTGCAAGAGGAACTAGATCACTCTCTGATATTTATGAGAGGTGCAATATTGCCGTTTATGAACCTGTAGATTTTGGAGCAGCAAAGAAAGATCAAAATTGGATGGCTGCAATGAAGGAGGAATTGTCTATGATTGAGAAAAATAGAACATGGGAATTGGTTGATCGACCCCAAGATAGGAAGGTGATTGGAGTCAAATGGGTATACAAAACCAAGCTAAATGCTGATGGTTCTATCAACAAAcacaaggcaagacttgttgtgAAAGGCTATGCTCAAATCTTTGGCGTGGATTACTCAGACACCTTCGCACCAGTTGCTCGTTTGGACACCATAAGGATTTTGCTTGTTGTAGCTGCTCAAATGAATTGGAAAGTGTATCAACTTGATGTAAAATCAgcatttttaaatggtgttTTACATGAAGAAATTTACGTTGAACAGCCTgaaggttttgtgaaaaatgaagaaaaggacAAGGTGTATCTTCTcaaaaaggctctttatgggcTGAAGCAAGCTCCACAAGCTTGGTACAACAAGATAGATGACCATTTGCTGAGCATCAGTTTTAAAAAAAGCTTGTCTGAAGCCACTCTTTATGTTAAACATCAGAGCAATGAAGTTCCGATGATTTCACTTTATGTCGATGATCTTTTGGTGACAGGAAATAATCCAGGGATGATTCAGGAATTCAAACAAGAAATGATGAAGGTTTTTGAGATGACAGATCTCGGGTTAATGAccttctttcttggattggaAATTAAGCAGGCTGAGTATGAAGTCTTCATCTGCCAGAAGAAGTATGTCAAGGAAATTTTGAAGAAGTTTAAGTTTCAGGAATGCAAGAAAGTAAGCACTCCTATGAATCAAAAGGAAAAGCTGTGTAAGGAAGATGGAGCTGATAAAGCTGATGAGGGATATTTCAGAAGTTTGATTGGTTGCTTGATGTATCTTACTGCAACATGTCCTGATATTTTAAATGATGTAAGCATTTTGTCCAGGTTTATGCACAATGCAAGCGAATTACATCTCAGAGCTGCTAAGAGAATAATTCGATATGTCAAAGGCACAAGTGATTTTGGTGTTAAGTTCACATGGAGCAAAGAATTTAAGCTGGTGGGTTTCTCTGACAGTGACTGGGGAGGTTCCATTGATGATATGAGAAGTACATCAGGCTACTATTTTACTCTTGGATCTAGTGTTTTCTCATGGAGCTCGAAGAAGCAAGAGACCGTGGCTCAATCCACTGTTGAAGCAGAATTTATTGCTGCAACAGCTGCTGTCAATCAAGCTTTGTGGCTGAGGAAGATTTTAATGGATCTAAATCTGGAGCAGAAAGAAAGCACCAAGATTTTTATTGATAATCAAGCTGCGATTTCTATCTCCCATATTCCTGTGTTTCATGGAAAAACCAAGCATTTCAACATAAAGTTGTTTTTCTTAAGAGAAGTGTAGAAAGAAGGACTTGTGACTTTGGTTTATTGCAAGTCTGAAAATCAGATGGCAGATTTTCTTACAAAGCCACTCCCAGTTAGTAGGTTCGAGTTTCTAAgggaaaaaattgaagtttgcAGCTCCTAAAGCAAGGAGGAGTGTTAAGAACATGCTTTAGGACTGAAACATGTCCACATTctgattatgttatttttatttgttattgttttcctAGTCTTAAGGTGTCAGTTAGGAAGTTTTAGGTTCTTTGTTATCTCTATTTGCGTTCATGGCTTATTTTTAGGAACATGCGGTTAGTGGGTAGTTATTCTTCAAGCTCTATAAATTGTACtgtttctattttaaaagataagttTTTCCGTCTTCTCCTTCAATATATGCTTTTGTTCTCTGTTAAGCAAGTATTGTTTTCTTATttcctcttgaaaaatttcCAACAGATCCCATAGGgagttttcaaaatttgatattgTAATTGACAGCATGCCTATTATTTGACTCTTGTAGTTTTTTAAATGTTGAAATTCTCTTGGC belongs to Glycine soja cultivar W05 chromosome 5, ASM419377v2, whole genome shotgun sequence and includes:
- the LOC114411091 gene encoding uncharacterized protein LOC114411091; protein product: MDSEASFSQAALPVFNGENYDLWAVKMEAYLEALDLWEVVEEEYEVLPLPENPTMAQIKNHKEKKTRKAKAKSCLFAGVSTTIFTRIMTLKSAKKNWDYLKVEYAGDERIRSMQVLNLMREFELQRMKESDTIKEYSDKLLGIANKIKLLGSDFADSRIVEKILVTVPERYEASITLLENTKDLSKITFLEVLHAFQAQE